From uncultured Bacteroides sp., a single genomic window includes:
- a CDS encoding insulinase family protein, which translates to MKHLFRHLFITLFSICAGSAFAQQKMPPIPIDKDVRIGKLDNGLTYYIRKNTTREKLADFYIAQKVGSILEEPQQRGLAHFLEHMAFNGTKNFPGTEKGLGVKEWCESVGIKFGVNLNAYTSMEQTVYNVSNAPVTREGITDSCLLILHDWSNALLLTDKEIDKERGVIHEEWRSRNSAQQRFLEKSLPIIYAGTKYADCLPIGSMDVVDNFKYKSLRDYYGKWYRPDLQAIIIVGDIDIDAIEAKIKKIFSDIPKPVNPALRTYFPVPDNKEPIVVIDKDKEQTNMQIMVFNKHEEFPDSLKDNMQYLMLSYAKGMISNMLSARFEELVQSATPPFINGYAYDDNFYVSKTKGAFTGVVSCKEDGAETALSSLLREIERAYRFGFTESEYARARAEYLRSLESEFNERNKKKNEDYVDQYVSNFTNNEPIPSIEDEYNLMNQIAPNIPVNMINNIMKSFIADSNQVVSVFGPDKQGLVYPTKDKILSILKDVKTEKITPYVDKVSNEPLISNMPKPGKIVSVKENTVYGTTTLRLSNGVKVVIKKTDYKADEIKMKGISLGGNSLMPDSEIINIKELNSVVHLGGLGNFSEVNLQKALAGKKASASSFVSTNTEGINGSCSPKDLETMLQLTYLSFTAPRMDADAFTSFKTRTKASILNQEANPMTALNDSVTFGIYGNHPRAIRIKADMIDKVDYQKCMDLYKDRFKDASDFIFMFVGNVDLEKAKPLIEQYLGSLPSINRKENFKDTKMDMRKGIYTNVFKKKQETPKATVLALYNGKCKYTSENDIKMSMLSQILNIVYTEKVRESEGGTYGVSVYGNINKFPKEEYILQIYFQTDPAKKDKLTKIIFDETDSIANAGPSEVNLAKVKEYMLKKYKENQKENDYWLGNLDEYFYTGIDLNANYEAIVNKITSNDIQKFAKSLFDQKNQIEVTMTSPDAK; encoded by the coding sequence ATGAAACATTTATTCAGACATTTATTTATCACGTTATTTTCAATCTGTGCAGGTTCCGCTTTTGCACAACAAAAAATGCCGCCAATTCCTATTGACAAAGATGTGAGAATTGGAAAACTGGACAATGGATTAACTTATTACATCCGAAAAAATACAACTAGAGAAAAACTGGCAGATTTCTACATTGCACAAAAAGTGGGTTCTATTCTTGAGGAACCTCAACAAAGAGGACTGGCTCATTTTCTGGAACACATGGCATTTAACGGAACAAAAAATTTCCCTGGAACAGAGAAAGGTTTGGGCGTTAAGGAGTGGTGTGAGAGCGTGGGGATAAAGTTCGGTGTCAATCTCAATGCATATACCAGCATGGAACAAACGGTATATAATGTATCAAATGCTCCTGTTACACGTGAAGGAATCACCGATTCTTGTCTGCTTATTCTGCATGACTGGTCAAACGCCCTGCTATTAACAGATAAAGAAATTGATAAAGAACGTGGCGTTATTCATGAAGAGTGGCGTTCACGGAATAGTGCTCAGCAACGTTTTCTGGAAAAATCGTTGCCTATCATATATGCGGGAACAAAATATGCAGACTGCTTACCAATCGGTTCCATGGATGTGGTTGACAATTTTAAATACAAATCCCTCCGAGATTATTATGGAAAATGGTATCGTCCGGACTTACAAGCAATTATCATTGTCGGAGATATCGACATAGATGCTATTGAAGCAAAAATAAAAAAGATTTTTTCCGATATTCCTAAGCCTGTAAATCCAGCTTTGCGCACTTATTTTCCTGTTCCAGACAATAAAGAACCCATTGTTGTTATTGATAAGGATAAAGAACAGACTAACATGCAGATTATGGTATTTAATAAGCATGAGGAATTTCCGGATTCTTTAAAAGACAACATGCAATACCTGATGTTGAGTTATGCAAAAGGAATGATCAGCAACATGTTGAGTGCCCGTTTTGAAGAATTGGTTCAGTCTGCAACCCCACCATTTATCAATGGTTATGCTTACGACGATAACTTCTATGTTTCAAAAACCAAAGGGGCATTTACAGGTGTTGTTTCATGCAAGGAAGACGGAGCAGAGACTGCCCTGAGCTCTTTGCTTCGTGAGATAGAAAGAGCATATCGTTTCGGCTTTACCGAGTCAGAGTATGCACGTGCACGTGCAGAATATCTTCGCAGCCTGGAATCTGAATTCAACGAACGAAACAAAAAGAAAAATGAGGATTATGTTGATCAATATGTAAGCAATTTCACAAATAATGAACCTATTCCCAGCATAGAAGATGAGTATAATCTGATGAATCAGATTGCGCCTAACATTCCTGTAAACATGATTAATAATATCATGAAATCGTTCATAGCAGACAGTAATCAGGTTGTTTCCGTCTTCGGTCCGGATAAACAAGGATTGGTTTATCCTACAAAAGATAAAATACTTTCTATTCTGAAAGATGTAAAAACCGAGAAGATCACTCCTTATGTAGATAAGGTATCTAACGAGCCATTGATTTCCAATATGCCAAAACCGGGTAAGATTGTCTCTGTTAAAGAAAACACAGTCTATGGAACTACTACACTCAGATTATCTAACGGAGTGAAAGTAGTCATTAAAAAGACCGATTATAAAGCTGATGAGATTAAGATGAAAGGCATCAGCTTAGGTGGTAATTCCTTGATGCCGGACTCTGAGATAATTAATATCAAAGAGCTGAACAGCGTTGTTCATCTGGGAGGATTAGGAAACTTTAGCGAAGTAAATCTACAAAAAGCATTAGCCGGTAAAAAAGCATCGGCAAGTTCTTTTGTCAGTACAAACACAGAAGGTATTAATGGAAGCTGCTCACCCAAGGATCTGGAAACCATGTTGCAGTTGACTTATCTTTCATTTACCGCTCCAAGAATGGATGCAGACGCCTTCACATCTTTCAAAACCCGTACAAAAGCATCCATATTGAACCAGGAAGCGAACCCGATGACAGCATTAAACGACTCAGTTACATTTGGCATTTACGGCAATCACCCAAGAGCAATCCGTATAAAAGCCGACATGATTGACAAGGTTGACTATCAGAAATGTATGGATCTGTACAAAGACCGCTTTAAAGATGCCAGCGACTTCATCTTTATGTTTGTAGGTAATGTTGACCTGGAAAAAGCCAAACCATTAATTGAACAGTATCTTGGTTCATTGCCATCCATCAATAGAAAAGAAAATTTCAAAGATACTAAGATGGATATGCGTAAAGGAATATATACCAATGTATTCAAGAAAAAGCAGGAAACTCCGAAAGCTACCGTACTTGCTCTCTATAACGGAAAGTGTAAATACACCTCTGAGAATGACATCAAGATGAGCATGCTTAGTCAGATACTCAACATTGTTTATACAGAAAAAGTACGTGAATCAGAAGGGGGAACATATGGAGTAAGTGTATATGGTAATATTAATAAGTTCCCAAAGGAAGAGTACATATTACAGATCTACTTCCAGACAGATCCAGCCAAGAAAGATAAACTGACAAAGATTATCTTTGATGAGACAGACAGCATTGCAAACGCCGGTCCATCTGAAGTAAATCTGGCTAAGGTAAAAGAGTATATGTTGAAAAAATACAAAGAAAACCAGAAAGAAAATGACTATTGGTTAGGTAATCTTGATGAATATTTTTATACTGGAATAGACTTGAATGCAAACTATGAAGCGATTGTGAACAAAATAACCTCAAACGATATACAGAAATTTGCCAAGAGTCTGTTCGATCAGAAAAATCAGATAGAGGTAACCATGACTTCTCCTGACGCTAAATAA
- the trxB gene encoding thioredoxin-disulfide reductase — translation MEATEKTRCLIIGSGPAGYTAAIYAGRANLFPILYEGLQPGGQLTITTDVENFPGYPDGVDGNQLMDDLKRQAARFGADIRSGLATAADLSEAPYKITIDGEKVIEAQTVIIATGATAKYLGLADEKKYAGMGVSACATCDGFFYRKKVVAVVGGGDTACEEAIYLAGLAKKVYLIVRKPFLRASKIMQERVINHEKIEVLFEHNTLGLFGENGVEGVHVVKRMGEPDEKKYDIAIDGFFLAIGHKPNSEIFAPYLDTDSIGYIITEGDTPRTKVPGVFAAGDVADPVYRQATTAAGSGCKAAIEAERYLAEHKL, via the coding sequence ATGGAAGCTACAGAAAAGACAAGATGCCTGATTATCGGTTCCGGACCAGCAGGCTATACTGCTGCAATTTATGCAGGACGGGCAAACTTATTTCCTATTCTTTACGAAGGATTACAACCGGGAGGACAGCTGACTATAACTACTGATGTGGAAAACTTCCCCGGTTATCCCGACGGTGTGGACGGTAACCAGTTAATGGACGACCTAAAAAGGCAGGCTGCCCGTTTTGGCGCAGATATAAGAAGCGGACTTGCCACTGCTGCCGATCTAAGTGAGGCTCCTTACAAGATAACAATTGATGGAGAAAAAGTAATTGAAGCACAAACTGTAATCATTGCAACCGGTGCCACAGCTAAATATCTGGGACTTGCTGATGAGAAGAAATATGCAGGAATGGGCGTCAGTGCATGTGCTACCTGTGACGGATTCTTCTACCGCAAAAAAGTAGTTGCTGTAGTAGGCGGTGGTGATACAGCCTGTGAAGAAGCAATTTATTTAGCAGGATTAGCTAAGAAAGTGTATCTCATTGTCCGAAAACCGTTCCTCAGAGCATCAAAAATCATGCAAGAGCGTGTAATAAATCACGAAAAGATTGAAGTTCTGTTTGAACATAATACATTAGGACTCTTTGGAGAAAACGGAGTAGAAGGTGTACATGTGGTAAAACGTATGGGTGAACCGGACGAAAAAAAGTATGATATTGCCATTGACGGTTTCTTTCTGGCAATAGGGCATAAGCCTAATTCAGAAATTTTCGCTCCATATCTGGATACAGATTCTATCGGGTATATTATCACCGAAGGAGATACCCCGCGGACCAAAGTTCCCGGAGTATTTGCGGCAGGAGATGTAGCTGATCCGGTTTACCGCCAGGCAACAACAGCTGCAGGCAGCGGATGCAAAGCTGCTATTGAGGCTGAACGTTATCTTGCAGAGCATAAATTATAA
- a CDS encoding LolA-like putative outer membrane lipoprotein chaperone has translation MKKYIITLLISALVLPCFAQKDAQAKQILDQTSAAFAKAGGIKATFNIKTGGEQAKGVLQLKNNKFLLNTNDAITWFDGKTQWSYLKHSEEVNISLPSNEELQSMNPYTLFSIYKKGFNYKYNGTVGNNYKITLTPENKKHSIARIVLLISKSNYQPQHITLEQQNNKSEITVTSYQTKQSYPDSLFKFNKKNYPNAEIIDLR, from the coding sequence ATGAAAAAGTATATTATTACATTATTGATCAGCGCATTAGTTCTTCCTTGTTTTGCACAAAAGGATGCGCAAGCTAAACAAATTCTGGACCAGACATCAGCCGCCTTTGCAAAAGCAGGTGGGATAAAAGCCACCTTTAATATTAAAACAGGAGGTGAACAAGCCAAGGGGGTACTACAGCTAAAGAACAATAAATTCTTGTTGAATACAAATGATGCAATTACCTGGTTTGATGGAAAAACTCAATGGAGCTATTTAAAACACAGCGAAGAGGTAAATATCAGTCTCCCATCCAACGAGGAATTGCAAAGCATGAATCCTTATACCTTATTCAGTATCTATAAAAAAGGGTTCAATTACAAATATAACGGTACTGTTGGAAATAACTATAAAATCACACTTACTCCGGAAAACAAGAAACATTCCATTGCACGCATTGTTTTGTTGATCTCGAAAAGTAATTACCAGCCTCAGCACATTACTTTGGAACAACAAAATAACAAAAGTGAGATTACAGTGACCAGCTATCAGACAAAGCAATCTTACCCTGATTCCTTGTTTAAGTTTAATAAGAAAAATTATCCGAATGCGGAAATCATTGATTTAAGATAA
- a CDS encoding DNA translocase FtsK 4TM domain-containing protein, with product MAKKKTDKSPAATSVPSNKFTTVFQNETIHFVLGLMLVIFSVYLLLAFTSFFFTGAADQSILDNSNTDQLAAINNHIKNYAGSRGAQLANFLINDCFGVASYLILLFFSVAGMKLMRVHNFRLWKWFMCCALMLIWCSVFFGFVFMDSYKDSFIYLGGLHGYNVSNWLISQIGIPGISLLLLATALCFLIYLSAQTIIYIRRLLQLNFRNKKEKIQTIPSEESAQAFTNPEPKTVNFKLDQSFEQSAVAKPMEINAPVDEIPADDWVKSNVVNEEEVNNPNSSEENEEEAEDNEPEFKIEPLHNGDEEAYDASGLGQYNPTLDLENYRFPTIDLMKRYDNNEPAINMEEQTANKDKIISTLRSFGIEISSIKATVGSTVTLYEITPEAGVRISKIRGLEDDIALSLSALGIRIIAPIPGKGTIGIEVPNSNPKIVSMQSIISSKKFQESTYDLPIAFGKTITNDIFMVDLCKMPHVLVAGATGQGKSVGLNAIITSLLYKKHPAELKFVLIDPKKVEFSIYSTIEKHFLAKLPDGEEAIITDFTKVVQTLNSLCIEMDSRYDLLKKAHTRNLKEYNEKFINRRLNPEKGHKFMPYIVVIIDEFGDLIMTAGKEVELPIARIAQLARAVGIHMIIATQRPTTNIITGTIKANFPARVAFRVSSMMDSRTILDRPGANQLIGRGDMLFLQGSDPVRVQCAFVDTPEVEQITNYICRQQGYTTAFYLPEYVGDESESSVGDVDMNRLDPMFEDAARLIVIHQQGSTSLIQRKFSIGYNRAGRIMDQLEKAGIVGPSEGSKARQVMCIDETDLEMRLGNLRS from the coding sequence ATGGCAAAGAAAAAAACAGATAAGAGTCCAGCTGCAACGTCGGTTCCATCCAATAAATTTACTACAGTCTTTCAAAATGAAACCATTCATTTTGTCCTGGGCTTAATGTTGGTGATATTTTCGGTCTATCTGCTTCTGGCTTTTACATCTTTCTTCTTTACCGGAGCGGCCGATCAGAGTATTCTGGATAATTCCAATACGGATCAACTGGCAGCTATTAATAACCATATAAAAAATTATGCCGGTTCACGAGGTGCCCAATTAGCAAATTTCCTAATTAACGACTGTTTCGGAGTAGCTTCTTATTTAATACTGCTATTCTTTTCAGTTGCAGGCATGAAACTGATGCGGGTTCATAACTTCCGCCTATGGAAATGGTTTATGTGCTGTGCCCTTATGCTCATCTGGTGTTCCGTATTTTTCGGTTTTGTGTTTATGGATAGTTATAAAGACAGCTTTATCTATTTAGGAGGATTACACGGATACAATGTGAGCAACTGGCTAATCTCCCAAATAGGCATTCCCGGCATCTCACTGCTTCTACTGGCTACAGCACTCTGTTTTCTTATTTATCTGAGTGCTCAGACAATAATCTACATCAGACGTTTACTGCAGCTTAATTTCAGAAACAAAAAAGAGAAAATACAGACTATTCCCTCTGAAGAAAGCGCACAAGCCTTTACAAACCCGGAACCTAAAACAGTGAATTTTAAGCTGGATCAAAGTTTTGAGCAATCAGCAGTTGCCAAACCTATGGAGATAAATGCTCCGGTAGATGAGATTCCGGCTGATGACTGGGTTAAATCAAACGTAGTAAATGAGGAAGAAGTGAATAATCCAAATTCGTCTGAAGAGAATGAAGAAGAGGCCGAAGATAATGAGCCGGAATTTAAAATAGAGCCTCTGCACAACGGAGATGAGGAGGCTTACGATGCCTCAGGTCTGGGACAGTATAATCCAACACTTGACCTGGAAAACTATCGCTTCCCTACTATTGACCTAATGAAACGGTACGACAACAACGAACCGGCCATTAACATGGAAGAACAGACAGCCAATAAGGATAAGATAATCAGTACACTGAGAAGTTTTGGAATCGAAATCAGTTCGATAAAAGCTACTGTAGGCTCTACGGTTACCCTATATGAAATTACTCCGGAAGCAGGAGTCCGCATTTCTAAAATCCGCGGACTGGAAGATGATATTGCCCTCAGTCTTTCGGCGTTAGGAATTCGTATCATTGCACCGATCCCTGGAAAAGGGACCATTGGTATTGAAGTTCCAAACTCCAATCCGAAGATTGTATCCATGCAGTCTATCATTTCTTCCAAGAAATTTCAGGAATCTACTTACGACCTTCCTATCGCTTTTGGTAAAACCATTACAAATGACATATTTATGGTGGATCTTTGCAAGATGCCTCACGTACTTGTAGCCGGAGCAACCGGTCAGGGTAAGTCTGTAGGACTAAATGCAATCATTACATCCTTGCTTTACAAGAAGCATCCGGCTGAACTGAAATTTGTGTTAATCGACCCGAAAAAAGTGGAATTCAGCATTTACTCAACCATCGAGAAGCATTTTCTGGCCAAACTGCCAGATGGTGAAGAAGCAATCATAACCGATTTTACCAAGGTGGTACAAACATTGAACTCTCTTTGTATTGAGATGGATTCACGTTACGATTTGCTAAAGAAAGCTCACACACGTAATCTTAAAGAGTACAACGAAAAATTTATTAACCGCAGACTGAACCCGGAAAAAGGACATAAATTCATGCCCTATATCGTGGTAATCATTGACGAGTTCGGCGACCTGATTATGACTGCAGGTAAGGAGGTGGAACTGCCAATTGCCCGTATTGCCCAGTTGGCACGAGCCGTGGGTATCCACATGATTATTGCCACCCAGCGGCCAACAACCAACATCATTACCGGTACGATCAAGGCCAACTTCCCGGCACGTGTTGCTTTCCGTGTTTCGTCCATGATGGACTCACGTACCATCCTCGACCGTCCGGGAGCAAACCAGTTGATCGGCCGCGGAGATATGCTCTTCCTCCAGGGAAGCGATCCAGTCCGTGTGCAGTGCGCATTTGTAGACACACCGGAAGTGGAACAAATCACCAATTATATTTGCCGTCAGCAAGGTTACACTACTGCATTCTACCTGCCTGAATATGTGGGAGATGAAAGTGAAAGTTCAGTTGGAGATGTAGATATGAACCGCCTTGACCCCATGTTCGAGGATGCTGCCCGACTGATTGTGATTCATCAACAGGGTTCAACTTCGCTAATCCAACGTAAATTTTCCATCGGTTACAACCGTGCCGGACGAATCATGGATCAACTCGAGAAAGCTGGTATTGTAGGTCCGTCAGAGGGAAGTAAAGCCCGACAGGTTATGTGCATTGACGAAACCGATCTGGAAATGAGATTGGGCAACTTAAGATCATAA